ACTGCTCAGCGCACACCAACAAATAGCTGGAACAGCGATCCCTCCGCGTCCCTTCTTCATTTTCAACTACATAGACATGGGTGTAGTCGTTTCCCTTCACATTGCATCCAATATCTGCTCCGCCCTTTGtgccattttttttttcaacttCGATCACTGTAATATATGTTCCCATCATTACGTCGTTTAAGCCTTGTTCCTCATATGAGGAGGAACCCACTTGCCGGCAGTACGAGGAGGCAAGGACTCAGACTGAGGAGCAGGTGAAGATGTTCTGTCACTGTCGCCACGGTTTGAGCCACCACGGTCCATAGGGGGGGGAGCACCACGAGGACCGCCAAAGCCTCTTGAAGTAGCGGGAGGGGCAGTATTgtctgatgatgaaggggCGTCGCCCTTGGCCGCTTGACGATCACGCCAGCTAGGCTTGTTGCCGGATCCGGCGAGCTGCAGACGAGGAGGACCAGAGGAGCGGTCGTTGGAATCGGTGCGTTCCATGGCAGGACCGGGCCGGGATTCAGAGCCAGACGCGgcgccagcggcggcggcattctTGGATGCCTCACGCTCGCGCCAACTGCCGGATCCAATGACAGGAGGTTTCCGGCCTTCTGGGGTCTCTGTTTGTAAGGGCGCCGAGGGCGCTGAGGGCGCCGCAGCCGCTCCCTTTTCGGCTTTCCGACGAGCcaaggcttcttcttcacggCGCTGCTGAAGGGCAGCTTTCTCAAGCATCTCTTGACGCTCCTTGTCTCGCTgctccttgagcttggcgagtTCGGCCTTTCTCGCCTCCTCACGCTGACGTTGCTCCTCCTTCTCGCGAGCAGCACGCTCTTCGGCCTCACGAAGCTCGCgctccttctcctcccgctctctcttctcccGCAGCTTGCGGTCGCGGAACTCCTTCTTGCGAGCGGCAAtctgcttctccaactcACGCTCTGCATCTCTACGGCGTTTCTCAAACTCATCACGGCGCCTTTCATGCAGGGAGCTTCTGAAATCCTCGTAGTATGAAACAAGGCGAGTAAGACGGTGCTTGAGCTCAACACTCTCTTTGTGcttctcctccgcctccttgAGGgtcttgaccttgacctttTCGTAAATTGCACGGTCGACTTCAACCTGCTCGGCATAGTCCTCACTTAGCTtcttgacttcttccttacGGAAGGCACGCTCCAAATGATCAAAACGCTTGCCAGTGATGCGGAGTTTCTCATTGACGTCGTTCTTCTCACGCTCCAGCTGAGCAAGCTTCATAGCACGAAGGCGGTTGGTATCAAGGTtgtcaaggtcatcaaggtcAATGTCCAAGACCTTGTCAGACATCTTGAGCTCGGCAATCTGCTTCTTGAGTTCATCCTTACGAACTCGGTCACGCTCAGCCTGGAGACGTTTAGCCTCGCGATCCTTTTGCTCGGCAGCCAGTctcttgtcctcggcctcTTGAAGAGCCTGCTCACGGAGACGCTTCTGTCGGGCATTTTCCTTTTCCCGACGAGCCTGGAGCTCAGATGCTTCCTCTTTGCGCTTCTGAATAGTTTCTTTGCGGGCAAGAATGTCTTGACGCTCTTGCTCAGTGCCAGCCTTGGCTCGCTGCAGAGCAGCTTGTCTAGCAGCTACCCGTTCCTTATTGAAGTTGGGATCCACGTAATGGCAGGTAGTGTACAGCGATCGAGCAAGGCGAGTCAACTGTGAGCGGACAATGTCAGAGGGGGTGCTCTGCAGACGCTGGACGGTACCCGTCTCGGACTCGGCGGATCCAGCGGATCCAGCCTTGGCAGAAGAGAAGACATCGTTGTCAAAGCTGAGGACGCCAGTTGCATGGTCCATACGGATGGCAAGATCGCCCTTCTTGTTGCCATTCATAATAAACTTTTCAATAGTGCCACGGGTAACCTGGTAAGGCTCGGGGAACTGAGCAAGGGTCTCAACAAAGGACAGATCGACCGTTTCGTAGACCTGAGACAGCTGCTGGAAAAGTCGAGTAAGAATGACCTGCTGAAGAGGGACGATATATCGCTCCATCTCAGCATCTTCGCCAATCTTTGTCAGGATAGGGGAGATCTTCTGGCAGATTGACAGAGGGTGGAAGTCAACCTCCAGAATGTTGAAGAGATCCCGAATCTCAGGGCGAGCACGCTGAAGTAGGGACTTGGACAGAGCATCACGGAAGAGTCTGTTACGAGTAGGAGCTTGGGTCATACCCAGCAAGTGAGTAAGCCGGGAGTTTTTATTCTTTCTGgcctcgtcaaagtcgaCCATAGCACCGCGAGATCGAGAAGTGCTGATGACCGGAATAGCCAGGGCAGATAGAAGGACAAAAGAAGCAGCCTTTTGAAGATCGGCATCGGAAGCAGGAGGATTGTCGGCCTTCTTGCCCTGTCCGCTGGCAACCATAAAGGAAGACTGTCGGAGCAGAGTGTAGTATCTGGACCAGGCAGCAGCGTGGAACAGGTAGTTTTCGCCGACCAAAAAGATTCTAGTTAGCTTCTCGTAGTAAttggccatcatgacattCTTGGGAGGGCGCTTGGACAGGCTAAGAAGGGTGTGAATGTCTTCGACGCTGCGGAAGGCCTCCTGCCACAACTCGAGCTCAACGGCAACGTTGAGCTGCTGGAAACGAGTCTCGAGATGACGCTGAAGAGTATCGGGGTCGCTCAGGTTGATGGCGTGCATCTGCGAGGAGTACTTGGCAGCAGTCTGGACATGGTTTCGCAGAAGCTCGCAAAGACGGCGGAACTCGGTCTTTCGGGTATACTTGAGGCAGAAATCGAATGCCTGCATGGCAGTGCTCTGGTAAAGAACTTCGAGACGAGCATTGTTGCGGAGGATATCGAGAACGGTTCGGTATGCTTCCCACAGGAATTTGAGCCAAGGGGTGACGATGGCACGGTCAGTGCGGTCGCGGGACTGTTCTCCAGAGACAGTAGCAAGGAGGATGGACTCCGGAGTCTCGGTGGCTTCCAAATCGTCTACATtcgtagtagtagtagcatCGATGCTAGACTGAACTTCGTCGGCCTTTTGCTGGGCAGCGGTGACCTTTTCAACGGCCAACTCGATGAATTTCTTCAAGACAAGCTGTCGAGGTGTTACTAAATTGGTGCTCTGGTTTTACTGCTTTTCTCTTTTGCCTTCCTTTGCCACGTCGTTCGGGAAggcgggggggggggaatGCAACCAACCTCAATAGTACCAATATTGGTGTTCTGAGAAATATTCTTATACTGGTAAagggcgtccttggccagttTGCCCTTCTTCTGTTCGACGGACAGCTCCACCAACAGGAGCATCACAGGCTCCAGCGAGGCGATAGGAACATTTCGGGAACGCTTGCTGGTGACGTGTTCGTGAAGCAGGTTCAGGGCCGCGGGGGCCTGGTTGACGCCGATGAGCTCGTGAGCACGCTTCAGCACATTTTCGGGTTTTTGgtgcggcggaggcggctaTTTTTGGCCACGGTGGTTagcgacgatgacggcgacaTAAGAACATCATAGCCAGGGAGGGGTAGAAGCAAAGCGCCTTTCATTGTTCGTCTTTGTTTCGATGACGACGTACCATGCTGGGCAACCTCCTCTGTGTGTTGGCTTTCTAAGGCGAGGAGATGTGAGGGCTATGCGTGGCCGTCGCAAGCCTGAGTGCGAATAATGGGGCACTTGGGActcgtggtgttgatgcGAGGCACGGCAAAGAGGAATTTTCAATTTTCGTGTGTGGACGCTTATCCGAGCGCTGAGGGGCTGCACTGATTGTGTGAGTCACGTGATTAAAGAGGATGATTGCCTCAGGACGCTTTGGACCCCACATATTAAACGAAGCTTTTAGCGGCAAGGTTGAAACAGGACTTGTCGATTTGTCCTTGCGAGCCATAACCGAGAAACCTTGAGAAGAAGCCGTATATCGGCTAAGGTGGTCTTgtatcatcatggccgacgaCACGCCAAGACGATCTCGTTCTCAGTCACCAGCCCGCCGAGGACCACGGCCCAAACGCGGCGGGTTTAGATGGAAGGACAATATCCGACGAAATGACGATCGAGATGATGGACATCGTCGAGACTTCCGCGATCGCTCTAGAGATAGGGACAGAGGGCGAGGTTACCGAGACAGAAATCGTGACCGGGATCATGACAGAACTAGGGACAGGCCTGGGGATAGAGATAGGAATCGCGACCGCAATCGCGACAGCAACCACAGAGTACCAGACCGATTACGGTCACCTCGTCGAAATGACCGAGACTCTTCCGAAAAAGCGGATGGAAGAAAGGAGAAGACCAGCAAGCCTGCACCGGCTTCGGTAACCGGAGGCGAAGAAATGATTATTGTCCATGTTAATGACCGCTTGGGAAGCAAGTCTGCTGTCCCATGCCTACCCTCTGATACGGTTGGTCAGTTCAAGATCATGGTGGCAGCTCGAATTGGGCGCGAGCCCAGTCAAATTATGCTACGGAGACAGGGAGAACGGCCATTCAAAGACCACATTACGCTGGAAGACTATGGGATCTCGAACGGCGTTCAACTGGACCTGGAGATTGACACAGGCGATTGAAGAGACTACAGCTCACATCCGGCCCATGCAAAAAGCGAACCACGGCACCGTTTGTATTTGCACCAACTCAAACACTCAAAGACTGGCATGCTGGAAACACTCTTCAACCAACCATGGCGTTCTGGAAAGGGAGAGCGCCAGTACTGAACAGTTCATTGCTGGCGTGGCATGTAAGTAGTAGCACAAGGTGTGCCCTAGCTATGTCATCCGCATAGAATTGCAGTCTGCAGTCTTGCGGTCCAACGATGAAGCTGACCAACTCtaaaaaaaggggggaaggAGGGAGGGAAAAGAGCCAAGCTTGCAATTATGCACCACGATCACCCGCTGTTATTAGCCTGTACATGTGCCGGTTTTTTGGTCCCAGCTGGATCAAAGGAAACAGAAGGCATTAGATAAAAATAGGTCGAGACATAACGGTGTAGAAATGCATGCATCCTACCTGACACATCGCCGCATTCCAACGCATAACTTATCTTATCTACCCCATACTATCTACAGGAAGCTAGAGTTCTACAACAGGTACTCTGTAGAAACGCAATGTAAAACAGCCTTCTAGGCCTCGTTCTTAttactattttttttatttccctCTCACGTTAAATGATAATACAAGCATAATATAAGTATCGTGCGAGCACAACATCTGGTAACACAGTATTAGGCCATATTAAGCTAAGAACAGTAAAAGACcagaaaaataaaatatttacGTATCGTGACGCGTCAAACACACTCGCGTAATTGGTGCTGTATTGCGGCCCGCTAGCTAAAGTCATCTCGCGATAACCTTAGCCACCGTTATCATAGAAGCGAATTGATGCCGGTGACTCACGCCGAGAACCCAAAATAGCCACAAACGCAGTATATCAGCGAGGTCTGCCCTCGTCCGTATTCTAAGTTGACCCCGTTCCTCTCCATCTTAGTTATTTTTCTGCTATGAAGACCCAACACAGACAGCCATTCGTGAGTCCCTGCCTCCACACAAATCTCCTATAAGCACTTACTAACATCGCCCACAGTTATTAAATCTCACTACcatataaaaataatatgACTAAAGGTGGCAAGATAAGTTGCCTGTTATAAGCTTTAGGGGTTAAAGCtaacaaggccaagggggCAAAAACAACACTATAACCAATAATGATTTAGGAGCCCTTTATAGTAAAAGGGACGCCGACCTCGAGGCAAAAAATCCCGATTCCATCCCCTTTACTACAAAGGGCTTTACAATTGTCATTGGTTATGGTGTTGtttttgcccttggccttaTCAGCTTTAACCCCTGAAGCCTACAACAGGTAACTTACTTGTATTGGGCTTCTTGCCACCTTTGGTCATGTTGTTTTTGTATGGCAGTAAGATTTGATAGCTGTGGGCGATGTCAGTAAGTGAGTGGTTATTATACCAGTGGGAGATTTGTGTGGAGGCAGGGACTCACGAATGGCTGTCTGTGTTGGGTCTTCATagcagaagaggcagatGACTTGGATGGAGAGGAACGGGGTCGACTTGGAATGCGGACGAGCGCTGATATACTGCGTGTGTGGCCATTTTGGGTTCTCGTTCTTATTACCGTGGTACTCGGCGTGATGCTGCTGAACCCTTATTGTCCCATTTCTGGCGTCACGACCGCCGACCCCGAAGGcaagcaaggcaaggcagagagtacgtagtagtag
The DNA window shown above is from Metarhizium brunneum chromosome 1, complete sequence and carries:
- the eif3a gene encoding Eukaryotic translation initiation factor 3 subunit A: MPPPPHQKPENVLKRAHELIGVNQAPAALNLLHEHVTSKRSRNVPIASLEPVMLLLVELSVEQKKGKLAKDALYQYKNISQNTNIGTIELVLKKFIELAVEKVTAAQQKADEVQSSIDATTTTNVDDLEATETPESILLATVSGEQSRDRTDRAIVTPWLKFLWEAYRTVLDILRNNARLEVLYQSTAMQAFDFCLKYTRKTEFRRLCELLRNHVQTAAKYSSQMHAINLSDPDTLQRHLETRFQQLNVAVELELWQEAFRSVEDIHTLLSLSKRPPKNVMMANYYEKLTRIFLVGENYLFHAAAWSRYYTLLRQSSFMVASGQGKKADNPPASDADLQKAASFVLLSALAIPVISTSRSRGAMVDFDEARKNKNSRLTHLLGMTQAPTRNRLFRDALSKSLLQRARPEIRDLFNILEVDFHPLSICQKISPILTKIGEDAEMERYIVPLQQVILTRLFQQLSQVYETVDLSFVETLAQFPEPYQVTRGTIEKFIMNGNKKGDLAIRMDHATGVLSFDNDVFSSAKAGSAGSAESETGTVQRLQSTPSDIVRSQLTRLARSLYTTCHYVDPNFNKERVAARQAALQRAKAGTEQERQDILARKETIQKRKEEASELQARREKENARQKRLREQALQEAEDKRLAAEQKDREAKRLQAERDRVRKDELKKQIAELKMSDKVLDIDLDDLDNLDTNRLRAMKLAQLEREKNDVNEKLRITGKRFDHLERAFRKEEVKKLSEDYAEQVEVDRAIYEKVKVKTLKEAEEKHKESVELKHRLTRLVSYYEDFRSSLHERRRDEFEKRRRDAERELEKQIAARKKEFRDRKLREKREREEKERELREAEERAAREKEEQRQREEARKAELAKLKEQRDKERQEMLEKAALQQRREEEALARRKAEKGAAAAPSAPSAPLQTETPEGRKPPVIGSGSWREREASKNAAAAGAASGSESRPGPAMERTDSNDRSSGPPRLQLAGSGNKPSWRDRQAAKGDAPSSSDNTAPPATSRGFGGPRGAPPPMDRGGSNRGDSDRTSSPAPQSESLPPRTAGKWVPPHMRNKA
- the hub1 gene encoding Ubiquitin-like modifier hub1 — translated: MADDTPRRSRSQSPARRGPRPKRGGFRWKDNIRRNDDRDDGHRRDFRDRSRDRDRGRGYRDRNRDRDHDRTRDRPGDRDRNRDRNRDSNHRVPDRLRSPRRNDRDSSEKADGRKEKTSKPAPASVTGGEEMIIVHVNDRLGSKSAVPCLPSDTVGQFKIMVAARIGREPSQIMLRRQGERPFKDHITLEDYGISNGVQLDLEIDTGD